A region of the Oncorhynchus gorbuscha isolate QuinsamMale2020 ecotype Even-year linkage group LG02, OgorEven_v1.0, whole genome shotgun sequence genome:
TATGAGAAATGGCCTGAATGGATGTAAAAATAAACTATTTAATAAGAGTCCTCTGAAGGGGACAGTCTGTTTTCAGAGAACACTGAGTTCATCGTGtgaacaaaggaataaatagctCCTTCATTAAGTCAGCTGGTTATTAAGGCCTGTAATGATCAGAGGAGGGCGATTGTTTAGAGGGTGAGTGTCCATGTTTGAAATTCAGACGCAGTGGCTCTTCACTAATGTCTGAAGAGAGACTCACCGTCTTGTTTGCGTTTCCCATTTGAATTTTGAATTGAATTCATGTGGACGTGAACTAATATGGTCAAGTCTTAAAACCTATTAGTTGTAGATCATGAAACTATCTTTGTGTTGAACAAAATAAAAGGGATGTGACTGAGTATCTCAAAGCTCATAGAGAACCAGCATGTATGTAACAAACAGAGGAAACAGAGAGCTGAGGATGACATTATACTCGAGTTGTAACATTGTAAATCAAATAAAGCTTTTTTTGGGGAGCCAATAGACTATATAGGATGTAATAGTAAGTAAAGCCGTGGAGAATGGGACCAGTAAATATTTGCActtagagagagaaatgagagacagagactccaTTGGTAGGGAGCTACTGCAATCTCCTTAGTTTGCCCCAATCTCTCACACCTGTCAGAGGGTAGGCAGGTGTTCAAACAAAGCCTCAATGCTACCACATCAGACCCTAGGgaaacgcacatacacacacattcaaacacaaaACCATATCCTCGGCTTCACTCGTGATGCGTATACTTGAATATACGTATCATTAAAGTTGTTTGTTCAGATGTAAATCGTGTTTTTTGTGACGCCAAATTGTGTGGACAATAAAGCCCGGGATTCAATTCGAGACACGTTATAGAGCAGCGCATTGGACAGCCGACAATGCGCCTTTTAAAAAACATCATCGTGTGAATGTGCCATTAAACTCACCCAGAACTTGACCAGGAAAAAGGAGTTGTGAGGGCCCTTTCCAAAGAGCTCCTTCAGTCCTCCCTTCTTCTCTGGGAACTTATCGTAGATCTGACGGATGTCGACAGCCTCCAGTAGGGCATCGCTGTACGAGTAGTTAGTCTGTCCGATGTGGGCAAACAGGTGCTTGTTgtactgatgagagagagaaaacaacaggTTTGAATAGATCCCTTCGATTGGCATTCTTTTATGACTTCTCCATTACCTGAAGGGCCAGTttccccagacacagattaagcctagtcttgAACTAAGAAATGTTTTCAACAGTTAATCTCCATTGAGAATGCATTTTAGTCCAGAATTAGAGTTAATCTATGTCTGGGAAACCGGCTCTAAAAGTTCTCAATCTCTCTTGACAAGGTTGTCATATCAAAATTATATATGAATATTTCAAAATGATTTTAGCACATCATGTATGATTTGACAAGCTCTTCAGAAGAGAAGATGTTATTTTCAGGGTTGTTTTAAAGTCACAGATGTGCACAGGCATAGCAGTATAAATACTGGTCTCAGATAACTCACTACCCCAAGATAAATGTCCGCTGTCATAGAACACAAGCAAAAAAGCAATAGCTAAGAAATAGTGACAAAATGACAAATCGGCTGTGCCAAGGTAAACATAGATTTTCCAGAGTCACTTAGGTATCACTTTGGTATTTGGAGGGATTCTGCTTTGCTTGTGGCATTATTGTCCTTGTTTTACCTtctctgtctgtgagtgtgtgtgaagaCATGCCCCAGTTTGAGGCAGTACGGTTGACCTCAGGAATTGGCACTAGTTTGACCTGCTTTGGGACGCCGTCTGAGAAACAACCCCGGCGTGTTTTACTGTGCGTGGAAAGGAATACAGTGGGGCAGGTACTCACAGAGTCAGGGTCTCTCTGCTGTTCCAGGAAAGCAGAGAACTCCACCAGTCTGAGTTTGGTGGTCCCGATGGAGCGGCCCTGCCAGGCTGGAGCTGTAGGCGCGGGGGCTGTGGGAGGCTCGTACGCTGGGCAGGGTAACATATAACACCGTCAATTCACTATCCACCGTTTACCGACACTAACATCGCACCCCTCACTATCATTATGGCCATTAGCTATACCAATAGTAGCATTGGCTATGTAACAGTATTAATGTGCTGGTAAATAGGTGCCATTGGAGTTTCCTTTTGAGCGTTGGCCTAAGAGGAATTGAAATGAGCTGATAGAAATAGTGTGGGTAGGGTAAAAGGTTTCTCACCTGAGATGGTGGTCGTTACAGCTGTCTGGATGGGGTAGGCCTGCTGGGCAAATGGCTTAACGCTGAAGACAAAAAGACACTAgttttaagcaccaactgtcagagcagctcacagattactgcacctgtacatagcccacctataatttagcccaaacaactacctctttccctactttaattaattaataaattttgctcctttgcaccccattatttttatttctactttatTTCTATTtctgcacattcttccattgcaaatctaccattccagtgtttagaatgtatgcacacatgactgtaagtcgctttggataaaagcgtctgctaaatggcatatattattattatattattacttgctatattgtatttactttgccaccatggcctttttttacctttacctcccttatctcacctcatttgctcacattgtatatagatgtatttttctactgtattattgactgtatgttgttttactccatgtgtaactctgtgttgttatatgtgtcgaactgctttgctttatcttggccaggtcgcaattgtaaatgagaacgtgttctcaacttgcctacctggttaaataaaggtgaaataaaaataaaataaataaacacagaaTCAGGAGGTTGACCTGGGTAATGCAATCATACAAAGAATGATCTGGCTCCATACCAGTtagaccagtggtcaccaacctttttctgggtcaagatcactttctgagtcaaaatgccgAGATCTACCGCTCTGATTTTTTATTTACacgactttaaaaaaaatgtaagcctatgcaacattaaccaattaaaaacagctCTGTAGCATTGAGAGTTGTGTAGTatgctataggcccaatacattatcaccgcATACTGGCTTTGCTTAATTTTACATGCCAATGCAGTGTTGTTCgggacataaaaaaaaaaatatttaaacatttgaggtaggctatatgatcacaccggGAATAGATGGTTGTATTATTTGTGAGGCACAGCCGAGTGAGCAACATATAAATCATTTGCTTCATATTTTACTGGGCTGAcggtgcctgcatctgatggtcagtctcagcggagggagagagcagcagactgagggtccgtctcaacatccctctgctctctctttcctccactgacactgaccaagaAGGGCcaccgtcttccagctgatggagaAACTCGAGTCACACCACATTATTGCGGCGTCATGCACAAAATCAGGTTGTTGgtcctatgaacagagaaagttaaatattccttgatattaaaagAGACCCAAGCCgccaacaataacaacaacgcaaacctatagatacactttcctgctcattcattactgctgcagtgcttgttgtCGCGCTGGGTGGAAATAGGAAGAATGCTCATTTTctggcttataaaagtgttgaatacaaagtgtcgACATtgctgagtaagaacttaaactcagtcataaaaacagcagctctttgctgtatttgttgacagtctctctctctagttgtggtTTTAAActttttgaaatctcacagtatcaatttTGCCGtagctttcttttatgcctgcCACGTCACTGCAGACTCTGTCATCAGcaatctgattggccagcggtagcATAGTGCACTTGATTTCCACTCCAGGCCAccgggaaggcagagtttgtaccttcagacacatgaaatggcaaCAGTTTGCCTACCAGGCGTGCAGGGCAGCTGAATTGGCTGCACCTActaccaacagacagagacttggggtttttacagaaatgtttgacGATCGACTAGAAAAGCCTCGACTAGAAAAGCCTCGACTAGAAAAGTCTCGACTAGAAAAGCCTCGACTAGAAAAGCCTCGACTAGAAAAGCCTCGACTAGAAAAGCCTCGACTAGAAAAGCCTCGACTAGAAAAGCCTCGACTAGAAAAGCCTCGACTAGAAAAGCCTCGACTAGAAAAGCCTCGACTAGAAAAGCTAACACATTTGTTATTACTTATTACTTCATCATCTTCTATTGTGAATAACAAGACAAGCATTAGGACTTCTTACTCTTGTGAGGATCCAGGCTGGCCAGTGGATATCATACCCTGCCAAAACTAGGGAAAAGGAGTAGATGAACGAATAGACAATCAGGATGGCACAACGCACTTAAAGTCATTTGCCAATTGCCATATTTGTCAATTGTTACGAGGGATGTGTGTTTAGTGACGGGTGTCTTACCCCTGCCGCACCAGGGAAGGTGGGTCTTGGGAAGCCTGGGAGGCCAAGCTTGTTGTGGATGGCGGTGGCAGAGACGATCTGAGCCGAGGACATGGAGGCCATACTCTGCAGTGCCTTGTCTTTCACACTCTGGTCCTTCAGCAGAAAAAACCACATTGACTCAGCCAGAGAGTGGTGGGCCAAACAACAAGCAACaacagccaaacacacacacacaacagaactCTTTACAACACCAGCAGGCGAGGACATGGATTATCTGAAAAGACCACAGGAACACCAAGACCGCCTATACACCTGAAAGGAATGTACTATTAAGAGTACAGATTTCTATTGCTCTTCATACTTCTCTCTCAGACTGGTGAATAAAAACACAGAATACAGATTGTGGTGTTTTTGATCCTGTAATTGAATACCAGACCATTTCATGTATTTATCTTCTAAAGGCAGAGTTTGTCTTCTATGAAAACAAACAAGGACATCAGGGCAAGATTCTAGTGTACAGTGAactttggggggaggggggggcactCTGGTGCTTGAGTTCTCTGTTAAGTGTCACCCTCTGATATGCTGCCATTTAGCATTTCTGTACAATTTTAAAAGCATATgtaatatataccatttagcaaacattttttttctcccccaaagcgacttacagtcatgataCATTTTACTTATGGGTGGCCCcagcgggaattgaacccacaaccttgggTGTTGCAAGCACTAAGTTCTACCGACtgagacacacgggacaacataTGAATTCGTGCAAGCATGGGTTAATGGAATGCCTCACTGCCATTTGCGTGAAAGAAGACGAGCATGCTGGCAAAAACAATACACTGAGATGGAgtggatacagagagatggagtggatacagagagatggagtggatacagagagatggagtggataCAGGGAGATGGAGTGGATACAGCAAGATGGAgtggatacagagagatggagtggatacagagagatggagtggatacagagagatggagtggataCAGCAAGATGGAgtggatacagagagatggagtggatacagagagatggagtggatacagagagatggagtggataCAGCAAGATGGAGTGGATACAGAGAAATGGAGTGGATACAGAGAAATGGAGTGGATACAGTGAAATGGAGTGGATACAGTGAGAGGGAGTGGATACAGCGAGATGGAgtggatacagagagatggagtggataCAGAGAAATGGAgtggatacagagagatggagtggataCAGAGAAATGGAGTGGATACAGCAAGATGGAgtggatacagagagatggagtggataCAGCGAGATGGAGTGGATACAGCAAGATGGAGTGGATACAGCGAGATGGAGTGGATACAGTGAGATGGAGTGGATACAGTGAGAGGGAGTGGATACAGCGAGATGGAGTGGATACAGTGAGATGGAGTGGATACAGAGAGATGCAGTGGATACAGAGTAATGGAGTGGATACAGTGGATGGAGTGGATACAGTGGGATGGAgtggatacagagagatggagtggataCAGTGGATTGGAGTGGATACAGAGTAATGGAGTGGATACAGTAGGATGGAGTGGATACAGAGTAATGGAgtggatacagagagatggagtggataCAGTGGGATGGAGTGGATACAGTGAATTGGAGTGGATACAGTGGGATGGAGTGGATACAGTGAATTGGAgtggatacagagagatggagtggataCAGAGAGATGGTGGATACAGTGAGATGGAgtggatacagagagatggagtggataCAGTGGGATGGAGTGGATACAGTGAATTGGAgtggatacagagagatggagtggatacagagagatggagtggatacagagagatggagtggatacagagagatggagtggatacagagagatggagtggatacagagagatggagtggatacagagagatggagtggatacagagagatggtggatacagagagatggagtggataCAGAGAGATGGTGGATACAGAGAGATGGTGGATACAGTGAGATGGAgtggatacagagagatggagtggataCAGAGAGATGGTGGATACAGTGAGATGGAGTGGATACAGAGAGATGGTGGATACAGAGAGATGGTGGATACAGTGAGATGGAgtggatacagagagatggagtggatacagagagatggagtggataCAGCGAGATGGAGTGGATACAGCGAGATGGAgtggatacagagagatggagtggataCAGGGAGATGGAGTGGATA
Encoded here:
- the LOC124003335 gene encoding transcriptional enhancer factor TEF-1-like isoform X5; protein product: MDQSVKDKALQSMASMSSAQIVSATAIHNKLGLPGFPRPTFPGAAGFWQGMISTGQPGSSQDVKPFAQQAYPIQTAVTTTISAYEPPTAPAPTAPAWQGRSIGTTKLRLVEFSAFLEQQRDPDSYNKHLFAHIGQTNYSYSDALLEAVDIRQIYDKFPEKKGGLKELFGKGPHNSFFLVKFWADLNCNIQDDSGAFYGVTSQYESSENMTITCSTKVCSFGKQVVEKVETEYARFENGRFVYRISRSPMCEYMINFIHKLKHLPEKYMMNSVLENFTILLVVTNRETQETLLCMACVFEVSNSDHGAQHHIYRLVKE